CGAGGAGGTCGTCGCCGAGGTCGTCAAGGAGACCGGTGCTGATGCCGGCACCTCCGTGGTCCTCAAGGCCGCGCTGAAGGTCCTGGGTGCGAAGAAATGACGAGTTCCTTCGACCGTGACTCCTACGAGGTGGACTTCGGTGAGCAGGATCTGACCGGAGCCGAACAGGAGAGGCTCGTCTCCGGTCGCGCCGAGACTGCAGATCGCGATGCCGAGGCGGCGCTGCGTCCGAAGGGCCTGACCGACTTCATCGGCCAGCCGCAGGTGCGTGAACAGCTATCGCTCGTGCTCGACGCGGCGAAGGCCAGACAGAAGGCTCCCGACCATGTGCTGCTCTCCGGCCCTCCCGGGCTCGGCAAGACCACTCTGGCGATGATCATCGCGCATGAGATGAACTCGAGCCTGCGGGTGACGTCCGGTCCGGCCGTTCAGCATGCCGGTGACCTCGCCGCCATCCTGTCCTCTCTCGAAGAGGGTGAAGTCCTCTTCATCGACGAGATCCACCGGATGGCACGGGCGGCGGAAGAGATGCTGTACGTGGCGATGGAGGATTTCCGAGTCGACGTCATCGTCGGCAAGGGTCCCGGCGCCACTGCCATCCCGCTCGACCTCCCACAGTTCACCCTTGTCGGTGCGACCACCAGGTCCGGTCTGCTGCCGGCGCCTCTGCGCGACCGCTTCGGCTTCACTGCCCTGCTCGACTTCTATTCGAGTGCGGACCTGCTCACGGTTCTGCAGCGCTCGGCCCGGATGCTCGGCATCGAATCCGAACTGGCCGGGCTCGAAGAGATCTCCACGCGGTCCCGGGGCACTCCCCGAATCGCGAACCGTCTGCTGCGCCGCGTCCGCGACTGGGCGCAGGTGCGCGGCAGCGGACTCATCGACGAGGAAGCCGCCACCAACGCTCTGCGCGTCTACGAGGTCGACGAACTCGGTCTCGATCGCCTCGATCGGTCGGTTCTGCAGGTTCTGTGCAAGCGCTTCGGCGGGGGCCCGGTGGGGCTGGGCACCCTCGCAGTGTCCGTCGGCGAAGAAGCCGATACTGTCGAAACCGTGTCCGAGCCCTACCTCGTGCGGGAGGGGCTGATCAGCCGCACCCCACGTGGCCGCGTGGCCACCACGGCGGCCTGGAAGCACCTGAAAATGCAGATCCCAGCAAACTATGAGTTCTGAACCCCGCATTTGAGTTCGCTATGAGTGGTGAGGACGAACTAAGCTGGTTCACTGATTCATTCATATGAAAGGCTGATATCTGTGGATTTGCTCATCCCTCTTGCGCTTGCTGCGCTGCTGATCTTTTTCCTGTTCAATTCTCGGCGTAAGCAGAAAGCGCGTGCGGAGCAGATCAAGTCGGGGCTCGTGCCCGGCGCAACCGTGATGACGACGTTCGGTGTCTTCGGCACCGTGCTCTCCATCGATGAAGAGAACAACCAGGTGACCATCGAATCGGGACCCGGAACTGTTCTGCGCGTCCACCGCCAGGCCATCGGCCAGATTGAGAACAACCAGGCCGCCGAGTCCCTCGACGCTCCTGGAGCCGCCGCGCCCGCCGTCGATGCTGATAACGATGCGGACGCCGCCGAGGAGAAGCCGGCCATCACCGATGCCGAGCTCGACGCCATGAACGAACGCAAGCGCGCCGAGAAGGACGCAAAAGACGAAGACGCAGCTGATGACGTCATCGCTGACGAAACGGCTGCGAAGACCGAGGACGTCGACGCCGACGCTGCAGCTGAGACCGATGCCGACTCCGCCGCCGCGGACGACGATTCCACGGACTCGGATACTGACAAGAAGAACTGATCCGTTCTCACACTCTGCTCCCGACTGAAAGCTGAAACGTGTCCGATATCGAAGAAAAACCACGCCCTGGTTTGCGCTTCCTGTGGCTGACCATCATCACTGTGGTCCTCGCCGCAATCATCGCCGGCGGAGTCATCTGGTCCAATGCCACGACGAGTCCGAAACTCGCACTCGATCTCGAGGGCGGAACGTCGATCATCCTGGAGCCGCAGGTATCCAAGGGCACGGACATCAGCAAGGAGCAGCTCG
Above is a window of Brevibacterium siliguriense DNA encoding:
- the ruvB gene encoding Holliday junction branch migration DNA helicase RuvB — translated: MTSSFDRDSYEVDFGEQDLTGAEQERLVSGRAETADRDAEAALRPKGLTDFIGQPQVREQLSLVLDAAKARQKAPDHVLLSGPPGLGKTTLAMIIAHEMNSSLRVTSGPAVQHAGDLAAILSSLEEGEVLFIDEIHRMARAAEEMLYVAMEDFRVDVIVGKGPGATAIPLDLPQFTLVGATTRSGLLPAPLRDRFGFTALLDFYSSADLLTVLQRSARMLGIESELAGLEEISTRSRGTPRIANRLLRRVRDWAQVRGSGLIDEEAATNALRVYEVDELGLDRLDRSVLQVLCKRFGGGPVGLGTLAVSVGEEADTVETVSEPYLVREGLISRTPRGRVATTAAWKHLKMQIPANYEF
- the yajC gene encoding preprotein translocase subunit YajC, yielding MDLLIPLALAALLIFFLFNSRRKQKARAEQIKSGLVPGATVMTTFGVFGTVLSIDEENNQVTIESGPGTVLRVHRQAIGQIENNQAAESLDAPGAAAPAVDADNDADAAEEKPAITDAELDAMNERKRAEKDAKDEDAADDVIADETAAKTEDVDADAAAETDADSAAADDDSTDSDTDKKN